A region from the Fusarium graminearum PH-1 chromosome 4, whole genome shotgun sequence genome encodes:
- a CDS encoding vacuolar protein sorting-associated protein 1, whose amino-acid sequence MSGSLVAQGGISDPALITLVNKLQDVFATVGVNNPIDLPQIAVVGSQSSGKSSVLENIVGRDFLPRGSGIVTRRPLVLQLINRPAESNSASAEEIDTSNDKQANADEWGEFLHAPGQKFYDFSKIRDEISRETEAKVGKNAGISPAPINLRIYSPNVLTLTLVDLPGLTKVPVGDQPRDIERQIREMVLKHIGKSNAIILAVTAANQDLANSDGLKLAREVDPEGQRTIGVLTKVDLMDEGTDVIDILSNRVIPLRLGYVPVVNRGQRDIDNRKAINQALEAEKNFFENHKAYRNKSSYCGTPYLARKLNLILMMHIKQTLPDIKARISSSLQKYTAELESLGPSMLGNSANIVLNIITEFTNEWRTVLDGNNTELSSTELSGGARISFVFHELYSNGVKAIDPFDVVKDVDIRTILYNSSGSSPALFVGTTAFELIVKQQIKRLEDPSLKCVSLVYDELVRILSQLLAKQLYRRYPSLKEKMHGVVIAFFKKAMEPTNKLVRDLVSMESCYVNTGHPDFLNGHRAMAMVNERYNPKPVQVDPKTGKPLAGTPRAASPTVPDGENAGNSGFFGSFFAAKNKKKAAAMEAPPPTLKASGTLSERENIEVEVIKLLISSYYNIVKRTMIDMVPKAVMLNLVQFTKDEMQRELLENMYRTDTLDDLLKESDFTIRRRKECQQMVESLGKASEIVSQVQ is encoded by the exons ATGAGCGGCTCCCTTGTTGCACAGGGTGGCATCTCGGATCCTGCCCTGATCAC ACTCGTCAACAAGCTTCAGGATGTTTTCGCTACTGTCGGTGTCAACAACCCTATTGACTTGCCTCAAATCGCCGTCGTAGGAAGTCAGTCGAGTGGAAAGAGTTCAGTTTTGGAGAATATTGTTGGCCGAGATTT CTTGCCTCGAGGCTCCGGTATCGTAACTCGACGTCCCCTCGttctccaactcatcaaccGTCCTGCAGAGAGCAATAGCGCCAGCGCCGAGGAAATTGACACCTCCAACGACAAGCAAGCCAACGCCGACGAGTGGGGAGAATTCCTCCATGCCCCAGGACAGAAGTTCTACGACTTCTCCAAGATTCGAGACGAAATCTCACGAGAAACAGAAGCCAAGGTTGGGAAAAACGCAGGCATCTCTCCAGCTCCTATCAACCTTCGCATCTACTCCCCCAATGTCCTCACCTTGACCCTCGTCGATTTGCCTGGTCTCACCAAGGTCCCTGTTGGAGATCAGCCCCGCGATATCGAGCGGCAAATTCGAGAGATGGTCCTCAAGCATATTGGCAAGTCAAACGCCATCATTCTTGCAGTCACCGCCGCCAACCAAGATTTGGCCAACTCGGACGGTCTCAAACTGGCACGCGAGGTTGACCCAGAGGGACAAAGGACTATCGGTGTCCtgaccaaggttgatctGATGGACGAGGGAACTGACGTTATCGATATCTTGTCCAACCGAGTCATTCCCCTTCGATTGGGATACGTCCCTGTGGTCAACCGAGGTCAGCGTGATATCGACAACCGAAAGGCCATTAACCAGGCGCtggaggccgagaagaacttTTTCGAGAACCACAAGGCTTACCGCAACAAGAGCTCTTACTGTGGAACTCCTTACCTTGCCCGAAAGCTGAACCTCATTCTCATGATGCACATCAAGCAGACCCTGCCAGACATCAAGGCCCGCATCAGCAGCTCTCTTCAAAAGTACACGGCTGAGCTGGAAAGTCTTGGCCCCTCTATGCTTGGTAACAGCGCCAACAttgttctcaacatcatcacagaGTTTACCAATGAGTGGCGAACAGTTCTGGATGGTAACAACACAGAGCTGTCCAGCACTGAGCTTTCAGGTGGTGCTCGTATCAGCTTTGTCTTCCACGAATTGTACTCCAACGGTGTCAAGGCCATTGATCCATTTGACGTCGTGAAGGATGTCGATATCCGTACAATTCTCTACAACTCGTCTGGTTCCTCTCCAGCTCTCTTTGTGGGCACCACCGCCTTTGAGCTGATTGTGAAGCAGCAGATAAAGCGCTTGGAAGACCCCAGCTTGAAATGTGTGTCCCTTGTTTATGACGAGTTGGTACGAATTCTCTCTcagcttctcgccaagcAGCTTTACCGCCGATACCCCtcgttgaaggagaagatgcACGGCGTCGTCATTGCATTTTTTAAGAAGGCTATGGAGCCTACCAACAAGTTGGTTAGGGATTTAGTATCTATGGAGTCATGCTACGTCAACACTGGCCATCCTGATTTCTTGAATGGTCACCGA gcaatggcaatggtgAACGAGCGGTACAACCCCAAGCCTGTCCAAGTTGATCCCAAGACAGGCAAGCCTCTTGCTGGGACTCCCCGAGCCGCGAGCCCGACTGTGCCAGATGGCGAAAACGCCGGCAATTCGGGTTTCTTTGGCAGTTTCTTCgcagccaagaacaagaagaaagctgcCGCCATGGAGGCCCCTCCCCCCACTCTCAAGGCTTCCGGTACTCTATCAGAGCGCGAGAACATCGAAGTCGAGGTTATCA AGCTGCTCATTTCGTCCTACTACAACATTGTCAAACGTACCATGATCGACATGGTTCCCAAGGCCGTTATGCTGAACCTTGTGCA ATTTaccaaggatgagatgcagCGAGAGCTACTGGAGAACATGTACCGAACTGACACATTAGacgatcttctcaaggagaGTGATTTCACCATccgaagaagaaaggagTGCCAGCAGATGGTTGAGTCCCTCGGCAAAGCCAGTGAGATTGTCAGCCAAGTGCAGTGA
- a CDS encoding alpha-methylacyl-CoA racemase, whose product MTSPPPLTGINVLEFAGLAPGPYAGMLLADAGASVLRIDRASSDVSRPTADVLARHKASISVDLKSERGIALIKRLAANADVLIDPFRPGVLEKLGLGPDVLCNLNKRLIYSRMTGFRRDGKYALMAGHDINYLAVSGTLGMLGREGEKPHPPMNILADFAGGGAILFQGILMAVISRQSSGLGQVVEANMVDGSSHLTTFPRMGLKTPIGNRGRGKNLLDGAAPFYDTYETSDGKYMAVGALEPQFFAALLEGLGLVNQGWEKDQQDRTRWPELRKLMTDTFRNKNRAEWEAIFDGTDACCTPVLEYGELETDPDREGDQRPAVTLRETPCLAVKEGVGHVDPIRFGQGPGVPGDGYKANLLKPGAGGEEVLRQWMGWENEREYALQLGGLVLKEASKL is encoded by the exons ATGACGAGCCCCCCTCCTTTAACCGGTATCAATGTGTTGGAAtttgctggtcttgctcCTG GCCCATATGCTGGTATGCTTCTGGCTGATGCGGGTGCCTCAGTCCTTCGCATTGACCGTGCATCGTCTGACGTATCGCGTCCGACAGCGGATGTGCTGGCCAGGCACAAGGCCTCCATCTCCGTGGATCTTAAGTCAGAGCGCGGAATAGCTCTGATAAAGCGCCTAGCTGCAAATGCAGATGTTCTCATTGATCCCTTTCGTCCTGGggttcttgagaaacttggtCTGGGTCCAGACGTACTGtgcaacctcaacaagagaCTCATCTATAGTAGAATGACTGGCTTCCGTCGCGATGGGAAGTATGCACTCATGGCAGGTCATGATATTAACTACCTCGCTGTTTCGGGAACACTAGGGATGCTGGGAAGGGAGGGCGAGAAGCCACATCCACCGATGAATATCCTTGCGGATTTTGCTGGCGGAGGAGCCATTCTGTTTCAAGGAATCTTGATGGCTGTCATATCGAGACAGTCATCTGGACTGGGGCAAGTTGTCGAGGCAAACATGGTAGACGGTAGTTCACATCTGACAACTTTTCCTCGGATGGGACTCAAGACGCCGATAGGGAACAGAGGCCGAGGAAAGAATCTCCTCGATGGAGCTGCCCCCTTTTACGACACATACGAAACCTCAGACGGAAAGTACATGGCTGTCGGTGCTCTTGAACCACAATTCTTCGCAGCACTACTCGAAGGTCTTGGACTTGTGAACCAAGGGTGGGAAAAAGATCAGCAGGATAGAACGCGCTGGCCCGAACTGCGAAAGTTGATGACCGACACGTTCCGTAATAAGAACCGTGCTGAGTGGGAGGCCATATTTGATGGCACAGATGCGTGCTGTACTCCTGTATTGGAATACGGCGAGCTCGAGACGGATCCCGATCGGGAGGGTGATCAGCGGCCAGCGGTGACATTGCGGGAGACGCCGTGTTTAGCTGTGAAGGAGGGCGTCGGACATGTCGACCCAATTCGATTTGGACAAGGGCCTGGTGTGCCTGGAGATGGATATAAAGCAAATTTACTGAAGCCAGGAGCTGGGGGAGAAGAAGTGCTGCGACAATGGATGGGGTGGGAGAATGAAAGGGAGTATGCGTTACAGCTAGGGGGGTTGGTGCTGAAAGAGGCGTCCAAGCTGTGA
- a CDS encoding NADP-specific glutamate dehydrogenase: protein MSHLPHEPEFEQAYGELASALENSSLFNEHPEYRTALAVAAIPERVIQFRIVWEDDKGNLQVNRGYRVQFNSALGPYKGGLRFHPSVNLSILKFLGFEQIFKNALTGLSMGGGKGGADFDPKGKSDAEIRRFCQSFMTELSKHIGAETDVPAGDIGVGGREIGYLFGAYRKLRNRWEGVLTGKGLSWGGSLIRPEATGYGLVYYVDYMLKHANRGSFEGKRVALSGSGNVAQYAALKIIELGGSVVSLSDSKGALVAKEGSSFTPEQIHNIAALKIKHQSLTAFEHQDKFTWIEGARPWVHVGKVDIALPSATQNEVSKEEAQALLEAGAFIVAEGSNMGCTADAIDVFEAHRKENGAQALWYAPGKASNCGGVAVSGLEMAQNSQRIQWSEKEVDDRLKAIMKDAFVAGLETAQKYVEAKEGELPSLVAGSNIAGFIKVAEAMHNQGDWY, encoded by the exons ATGTCCCACCTTCCTCACGAGCCCGAGTTCGAGCAGGCTTACGGCG AGCTTGCCTCTGCCCTCGAGAACAGCTCCCTCTTCAACGAGCACCCCGAGTACCGCACTGCTCTGGCTGTTGCCGCCATTCCTGAGCGTGTCATCCAGTTCCGCATCGTCTGGGAAGATGACAAGGGCAACCTCCAGGTCAACCGTGGTTACCGAGTCCAATTCAACTCTGCTCTCGGTCCCTACAAGGGCGGTCTTCGATTCCACCCCAGCGTCAACCTGTCCATCCTCAAGTTCCTTGGTTTCGagcagatcttcaagaatgcTCTGACTGGCC TCAGCATGGGTGGTGGCAAGGGTGGTGCCGACTTCGACCCCAAGGGCAAGTCTGATGCTGAGATCCGAAGATTTTGCCAGTCTTTCATGACTGAGCTGTCCAAGCACATTGGTGCCGAGACTGATGTTCCCGCTGGTGatattggtgttggtggccGTGAGATCGGCTACCTCTTTGGTGCTTACCGCAAGCTTCGCAACCGCTGGGAGGGTGTCCTTACTGGTAAGGGTCTCTCTTGGGGTGGCAGCTTGATCCGACCTGAGGCCACCGGTTACGGTCTTGTCTACTACGTTGATTACATGCTTAAGCACGCCAACCGCGGCAGCTTCGAGGGTAAGCGCGTTGCTCTGTCTGGTTCCGGCAACGTTGCCCAGTACGCtgccctcaagatcatcgagcTTGGTGGCTCCGTTGTCTCCCTATCTGACTCCAAGGGTGCTCTCGTCGCCAAGGAGGGTTCTTCTTTCACCCCTGAGCAGATCCACAACATTGCTgctctcaagatcaagcaccAGTCCCTGACTGCTTTCGAGCACCAGGACAAGTTCACCTGGATTGAGGGCGCCCGCCCTTGGGTCCACGTTGGCAAGGTTGACATTGCTCTTCCCAGTGCTACCCAGAACGAGGTcagcaaggaggaggccCAGGCCCTCCTCGAGGCTGGTGCTTTCATCGTTGCTGAGGGTTCCAACATGGGCTGCACTgccgatgccattgatgTCTTTGAGGCCCACCGCAAGGAGAATGGTGCCCAGGCTCTTTGGTACGCCCCCGGAAAGGCCTCCAActgtggtggtgttgccgtttctggtcttgagatggcCCAGAACAGCCAGCGTATCCAGTGGTCCGAGAAGGAGGTCGACGACCgcctcaaggccatcatgaaGGACGCCTTCGTCGCTGGTCTTGAGACCGCCCAGAAGTACGTCGAAGCCAAGGAGGGCGAGCTTCCTAGCTTGGTCGCTGGTAGCAACATTGCTGGTTTCATCAAGGTTGCCGAGGCCATGCACAACCAGGGTGACTGGTACTAA
- a CDS encoding DNA polymerase delta catalytic subunit, giving the protein MTSTIASHKRVLSENNARQNITSTLASTKKRKVDAIPSSPAAARVPGSQNDHRSKMASSQPKSAFESEVLEKLSQDLSDRKRNSTEKDQAWDRPPVVDFVPERDSLCFQSIEAEEGTLHGGRATVKLFGVNEAGNSVMLHVTDFKHYLYVPAPVNFQPQDCAAFKAYLETQVAQHQPSIHSVAFAMRENIYGFQGNQSKPYLKVTVTDPKFINRVRTTIQSGNANWKGMWRNDGEVQTFDNLQYLLRFMVDCKVRGMSWVEAPAKTYKLVNDHIRQSNCQIEAEVSYLDLIAHEPVGEWSKMAPLRILSFDIECAGRKGIFPEANHDPVIQIANIVTKYGEKKPFVRNVFCLQETSSIVATQILAYEKEEKMLSDWQKFLIRTDPDIITGYNISNFDFPYLLDRAKHLKVAGFEYWTRIPSMQSRAKETNFSSKQMGNRDTKATNTNGRLQLDLLQLVQRDHQLRSYTLNSVCANFLGEQKEDVHHTMITELFNGTPESRRRLALYCLKDAYLPQRLMDKLSCLENYTEMARVTGVPFNFLLSRGQQVKFISQLFRKALEQKLVIPNLKSEASDEQYEGATVIEPTRGYYDVPIATLDFASLYPSIMQAHNLCYTTLVSKKAIEAFNLQKDEDYIVTPNGDTFVTIKQRKGLLAQILEELLSARKQAKRELAVETDPFKKAVLNGRQLALKISANSVYGLTGATTGKLPCLEIASSTTSFGRKMIEKTKEEVEGRYNIANGYSHDAQVIYGDTDSVMIKFGTKDLQEAMKLGEEASKYVSSKFVKPIKLEFEKVYFPYLLINKKRYAGLYWTKPEKYDKMDTKGIETVRRDNCLLVQTVIEKVLRMILIDQDVPGAQEYVKETIADLLQNKVDMSKLVITKALTKDDYAAKQAHVELAQRMKKRDAGSAPGLGDRVAYVMIRGPAGAKNFEKSEDPIYVLEHNVPIDTRYYLDNQLAKPLGRIFEPILGETKARSLLTGDHTRVISVAAPTVGGLMKFAKKTQTCMGCKKPLTGKEESEGAVCSNCAPRVGELYKKTLDRVSDLEVRFGRLWTQCQRCQGSMHCEVICSSKDCPIFYMRMKAKKDLEDAGRELTRFDADQAAMW; this is encoded by the exons atgacaagcaCAATTGCTTCTCATAAGCGAGTCCTGAGCGAGAACAATGCTCGTCAGAACATCACATCCACTCTCGCTTCAACGAAAAAACGCAAAGTCGATGCCATTCCCTCGTCTCCCGCCGCTGCTCGGGTTCCCGGCTCTCAAAATGACCACCGATCCAAGATGGCGTCCAGCCAGCCGAAGAGTGCTTTCGAATCAGAAGTCCTCGAAAAGCTCAGCCAGGACTTGTCGGACAGAAAACGAAACAGTACCgaaaaagatcaagcatGGGATCGACCACCCGTAGTCGACTTCGTCCCGGAGCGTGACAGCCTTTGCTTCCAGTCTatcgaggccgaggagggCACATTGCACGGCGGAAGGGCTACTGTCAAGCTGTTTGGCGTGAACGAGGCTGGAAACTCGGTCATGTTACATGTTACCGACTTCAAGCATTATCTCTACGTCCCTGCTCCAGTGAACTTCCAGCCTCAGGATTGCGCAGCTTTCAAGGCCTACCTAGAAACACAGGTCGCCCAGCACCAACCCTCGATTCACTCTGTTGCTTTCGCCATGCGAGAAAACATCTACGGATTCCAGGGCAACCAGTCGAAGCCATACCTGAAGGTCACCGTAACCGACCCCAAGTTTATAAACAGAGTCCGAACGACTATCCAGAGCGGCAATGCGAACTGGAAGGGAATGTGGAGGAATGATGGCGAAGTTCAAACTTTTGACAACCTCCAATATTTGCTGCGATTCATGGTTGACTGCAAG GTTCGAGGAATGTCATGGGTTGAAGCCCCAGCAAAGACATACAAGCTTGTCAACGACCACATCCGCCAGTCGAACTGTCAGATTGAGGCCGAAGTCAGCTatcttgatctcatcgcACACGAGCCGGTTGGTGAATGGTCCAAAATGGCTCCTTTGCGTATTCTGTCCTTTGATATCGAATGTGCTGGTCGCAAGGGTATCTTCCCAGAGGCGAACCATGATCCTGTGATCCAGATCGCCAACATTGTCACCAAATAcggagagaagaagcccttTGTTCGAAACGTCTTTTGTTTGCAAGAAACAAGTTCTATTGTGGCAACTCAAATTCTTGCGTACgaaaaggaggaaaagatgcTTAGCGACTGGCAAAAGTTCCTTATCAGAACAGACCCCGATATCATTACGGGATACAACATCTCAAACTTTGATTTCCCTTACCTGCTGGACAGAGCAAAGCATCTCAAGGTAGCTGGGTTTGAATACTGGACTCGAATTCCCAGCATGCAGTCCAGGGCTAAGGAAACCAACTTCTCCAGCAAGCAGATGGGTAACCGAGACaccaaagccaccaacaccaacggTAGATTGCAATTAGATCTCCTTCAGCTGGTTCAGCGCGATCATCAGCTTAGAAGTTACACTCTGAACTCCGTGTGTGCCAATTTCCTGGGCGAGCAGAAGGAAGATGTGCATCACACCATGATTACCGAACTTTTCAATGGTACACCCGAGTCTCGAAGACGTCTCGCGCTGTACTGTTTGAAGGATGCGTACCTTCCGCAGAGACTGATGGACAAACTGTCGTGTTTGGAAAACTACACTGAGATGGCAAGAGTCACAGGTGTGCCTTTTAACTTCTTGCTGTCTCGAGGTCAGCAAGTCAAGTTCATCAGTCAGCTGTTCCGAAAAGCACTTGAGCAGAAACTCGTTATCCCCAACCTCAAGTCAGAAGCTTCAGATGAGCAGTACGAGGGTGCTACAGTCATTGAGCCCACGCGAGGTTACTACGATGTTCCAATTGCCACACTGGATTTCGCATCTCTGTACCCAAGTATCATGCAAGCTCATAACCTTTGCTACACCACGTTGGTCAGCAAGAAAGCAATCGAAGCCTTTAATCTCCAGAAAGACGAGGATTACATTGTTACACCCAACGGTGACACATTTGTGACGATCAAGCAACGCAAAGGTTTACTGGCACAAATTCTCGAGGAATTGCTTTCTGCGCGTAAACAGGCCAAGCGTGAACTGGCCGTTGAGACAGATCCCTTCAAAAAAGCTGTTCTGAACGGTCGACAGCTGGCTTTGAAGATCAGCGCAAACAGTGTTTACGGTTTGACGGGTGCAACGACAGGAAAGCTTCCTTGTCTCGAAATTGCCAGTAGTACAACGAGTTTTGGCCGAAAAATGATTGAGAAGACTaaggaagaagtggaaggcCGCTACAACATCGCCAACGGATACTCACACGACGCACAGGTCATCTACGGTGACACTGATTCAGTCATGATCAAGTTCGGTACCAAAGACCTACAGGAGGCCATGAAGCtcggagaagaagcatcaAAATACGTGTCGTCCAAGTTTGTGAAGCCGATCAAGCTTGAATTCGAAAAGGTGTATTTCCCATACCtactcatcaacaaaaagcGATATGCAGGTCTCTACTGGACCAAGCCAGAGAAGTACGACAAGATGGACACCAAGGGTATCGAGACGGTGCGACGTGACAACTGTCTTTTGGTGCAGACCGTGATTGAAAAGGTCCTACGAATGATCCTGATCGATCAAGATGTTCCAGGTGCACAAGA GTACGTCAAAGAGACGATTGCAGATCTACTGCAAAATAAGGTCGACATGTCGAAATTGGTCATCACAAAAGCCCTTACAAAAGACGATTATGCCGCAAAGCAAGCCCACGTTGAGCTGGCGCAAcggatgaagaagcgagaTGCAGGCTCGGCGCCGGGACTCGGTGACCGAGTGGCCTACGTCATGATCCGAGGTCCTGCCGGCGCCAAAAACTTCGAGAAGTCGGAGGACCCCATCTACGTGCTTGAGCACAACGTGCCGATAGACACGCGCTACTACCTAGACAACCAGCTAGCCAAGCCGCTTGGGCGTATTTTCGAACCCATTCTTGGGGAGACCAAGGCGCGCTCGCTACTTACAGGCGACCACACGCGTGTCATCTCGGTAGCGGCTCCTACCGTTGGAGGTCTCATGAAATtcgccaagaagacacaGACATGCATGGGTTGCAAGAAGCCTCTGACAGGAAAAGAGGAGTCCGAGGGAGCAGTATGCTCCAATTGCGCACCTCGAGTCGGAGAGCTTTACAAGAAGACTCTGGATCGCGTTTCAGACCTGGAGGTGCGCTTCGGACGGCTGTGGACCCAATGTCAACGCTGCCAGGGTAGCATGCACTGCGAGGTTATCTGCAGTAGTAAAGATTGCCCCATCTTCTATATGCGCATGAAAGCTaagaaggatcttgaggacgCCGGCCGCGAGCTCACTCGCTTTGATGCTGACCAGGCAGCCATGTGGTAA